A region of Streptomyces halobius DNA encodes the following proteins:
- the pyrH gene encoding UMP kinase, with protein MNHGADGADTDKADKSDRRRFLLKLSGEAFAGGGGLGVDPDVVHAMAREIGAVVRDGYQIAIVIGGGNFFRGAELQQRGMDRARSDYMGMLGTVMNCLALQDFLEKEGIDSRVQTAITMGQVAEPYIPLRAVRHLEKGRVVIFGAGMGMPYFSTDTTAAQRALEIDAEAMLMGKNGVDGVYDSDPKKNPDAVKFDALEYGEVITRDLKVADATAVTLCRDNKLPILVFELLAEGNIARAVKGEKIGTLVSDQGTRA; from the coding sequence ATGAATCACGGTGCCGACGGCGCGGACACAGACAAAGCCGACAAGAGTGACAGGCGGCGCTTCCTGCTGAAGCTGTCCGGCGAGGCGTTCGCCGGTGGCGGCGGGCTGGGCGTCGACCCTGATGTCGTGCACGCCATGGCACGCGAGATCGGTGCCGTGGTGCGCGACGGTTACCAGATCGCCATCGTGATCGGCGGCGGCAACTTCTTCCGCGGTGCCGAACTCCAGCAGCGCGGTATGGACCGGGCCCGGTCCGACTACATGGGCATGCTCGGCACGGTCATGAACTGCCTGGCCCTCCAGGACTTCCTGGAGAAGGAGGGCATCGACTCCCGCGTCCAGACGGCCATCACCATGGGCCAGGTCGCGGAGCCGTACATTCCGCTGCGTGCGGTGCGCCACCTGGAGAAGGGCCGGGTCGTCATCTTCGGCGCCGGCATGGGCATGCCGTACTTCTCCACCGACACCACCGCCGCCCAGCGCGCCCTGGAGATCGACGCCGAGGCGATGCTGATGGGCAAGAACGGCGTGGACGGGGTCTATGACTCCGACCCCAAGAAGAACCCGGACGCGGTCAAGTTCGACGCCCTGGAGTACGGCGAGGTCATCACCCGCGACCTCAAGGTCGCCGATGCCACCGCCGTCACCCTGTGCCGCGACAACAAGCTCCCGATCCTTGTCTTCGAGCTGCTGGCCGAGGGCAACATCGCGCGTGCGGTGAAGGGTGAGAAGATCGGCACGCTCGTCAGCGATCAGGGCACCCGGGCCTGA
- the whiG gene encoding RNA polymerase sigma factor WhiG has protein sequence MPQHTSGSDRAAVPPAARASVRPAAPTSLNELWRSYKASGDGRLREQLILHYSPLVKYVAGRVSVGLPPNVEQADFVSSGVFGLIDAIEKFEPERSIKFETYAITRIRGAMIDELRALDWIPRSVRQKARAVERAYATLEAQLRRTPSEAEVADEMGIALEELHSVFSQLSLANVVALEELLHVSGEGGERLSLMDTLEDTAAENPVEIAEDRELRRLLARAINTLPEREKTVVTLYYYEGLTLAEIGNVLGVTESRVSQIHTKSVLQLRAKLADVGR, from the coding sequence ATGCCCCAGCACACCTCCGGGTCTGACCGCGCGGCAGTACCTCCCGCCGCGCGCGCCAGCGTGCGCCCCGCCGCGCCCACCTCGCTCAACGAGCTGTGGCGCTCCTACAAGGCATCGGGCGACGGGCGGTTGCGCGAGCAGCTGATCCTGCACTACTCGCCGCTGGTCAAGTACGTCGCCGGCCGGGTCAGCGTGGGACTGCCGCCCAACGTCGAACAGGCCGACTTCGTCTCCTCCGGGGTCTTCGGACTGATCGACGCCATCGAGAAGTTCGAGCCCGAACGCTCCATCAAGTTCGAGACCTACGCCATCACCCGCATCCGCGGCGCCATGATCGACGAGCTGCGTGCGCTGGACTGGATCCCGCGATCGGTGCGGCAGAAAGCCCGCGCCGTCGAGCGGGCCTACGCGACGCTCGAAGCGCAGCTGCGCCGCACCCCCTCCGAAGCGGAGGTCGCCGACGAGATGGGCATCGCGCTGGAGGAACTCCACAGTGTGTTCAGTCAGCTGTCGCTGGCGAACGTCGTCGCGCTGGAAGAGCTCCTCCACGTCAGCGGCGAGGGCGGTGAACGGCTGAGCCTGATGGACACCCTGGAGGACACGGCCGCCGAGAACCCTGTCGAGATCGCCGAGGACCGTGAACTGCGACGGCTGCTCGCGCGCGCCATCAACACCCTCCCCGAGCGCGAGAAGACCGTCGTCACGCTCTACTACTACGAGGGCCTCACGCTCGCCGAGATCGGCAATGTCCTCGGCGTCACGGAAAGCCGGGTCAGCCAGATCCACACCAAGTCCGTGCTACAGCTCAGGGCGAAACTGGCCGACGTCGGACGCTGA
- the tsf gene encoding translation elongation factor Ts produces the protein MANYTAADVKKLRELTGAGMMDCKKALDEAEGNVEKAVEALRIKGQKGVAKREGRSAENGAVVSLIADDNTSGVIVELKCETDFVAKGDKFQAVAKDIAAHVAKTSPVGIEALLASEIEVGKTVQAFVDEANANLGEKIVLDRFAQFSDGYVTAYMHRTMPDLPPQIGVLVEFDKENAEVAKGVAQHIAAFAPKYLSREDVPAEVVEAERRVAEETTRAEGKPEAALPKIVEGRLNGFFKDATLLGQPYALDNKKSVEKVLQEAGVTLKRFSRIKVGI, from the coding sequence ATGGCGAATTACACCGCCGCTGACGTCAAGAAGCTCCGCGAGCTCACCGGCGCCGGCATGATGGACTGCAAGAAGGCCCTGGACGAGGCCGAGGGCAACGTCGAGAAGGCCGTCGAGGCGCTGCGAATCAAGGGCCAGAAGGGCGTCGCCAAGCGCGAGGGCCGCTCCGCCGAGAACGGCGCCGTGGTCTCCCTGATCGCCGACGACAACACCTCCGGTGTCATCGTCGAGCTGAAGTGCGAGACGGACTTCGTCGCCAAGGGCGACAAGTTCCAGGCCGTCGCCAAGGACATCGCCGCGCACGTCGCGAAGACCTCCCCGGTCGGTATCGAGGCTCTGCTCGCCTCCGAGATCGAGGTCGGCAAGACCGTCCAGGCGTTCGTCGACGAGGCCAACGCCAACCTGGGCGAGAAGATCGTCCTGGACCGCTTCGCGCAGTTCTCCGACGGCTACGTGACGGCGTACATGCACCGCACCATGCCCGACCTGCCGCCGCAGATCGGTGTCCTCGTCGAGTTCGACAAGGAGAACGCCGAGGTCGCCAAGGGCGTCGCGCAGCACATCGCCGCCTTCGCGCCGAAGTACCTCTCCCGCGAGGACGTCCCGGCGGAGGTCGTCGAGGCGGAGCGCCGTGTCGCCGAGGAGACCACGCGTGCCGAGGGCAAGCCCGAGGCCGCCCTGCCGAAGATCGTCGAGGGTCGCCTCAACGGCTTCTTCAAGGACGCGACGCTGCTCGGCCAGCCGTACGCGCTCGACAACAAGAAGTCCGTCGAGAAGGTCCTGCAGGAGGCCGGTGTCACCCTGAAGCGCTTCTCGCGCATCAAGGTCGGCATCTGA
- a CDS encoding TetR/AcrR family transcriptional regulator has product MAEHRTMQRGALLDAARSLLSEGGTEALTFPALAERTGLARSSVYEYFRSRAAVVEELCAVDFPVWAAEVEAAMQRVDTAEEKVEAYVRQQLALVGDRRHRAVVAISAGELDAGAREKIRAAHGGLIAMIVEALASLGHEQPRLAAMLLQGVVDAAVRRIELGAAENPEQITEAAVAMALRGVRG; this is encoded by the coding sequence GTGGCCGAGCACCGGACGATGCAGCGCGGCGCCCTTCTGGACGCCGCCCGCTCCCTGCTGTCCGAAGGCGGAACGGAGGCGTTGACCTTCCCCGCCCTCGCCGAGCGCACGGGGCTCGCGCGCTCCTCCGTCTACGAGTACTTCCGCTCCCGCGCGGCCGTTGTCGAAGAGCTGTGCGCCGTCGACTTCCCGGTGTGGGCCGCGGAGGTCGAGGCGGCGATGCAGCGTGTTGATACGGCCGAGGAGAAGGTCGAGGCGTACGTACGACAGCAACTGGCCCTGGTCGGTGACCGCCGCCACCGTGCTGTCGTCGCCATCTCGGCCGGTGAGCTGGACGCCGGAGCACGCGAGAAGATCCGCGCCGCGCACGGCGGACTGATCGCCATGATCGTCGAGGCTCTTGCCTCGCTGGGCCACGAACAGCCCCGACTCGCCGCCATGCTCCTGCAGGGCGTCGTGGACGCCGCGGTGCGCCGCATCGAACTCGGGGCGGCGGAGAACCCTGAGCAGATCACGGAGGCGGCGGTGGCGATGGCCCTACGGGGGGTCCGAGGCTGA
- the dprA gene encoding DNA-processing protein DprA, giving the protein MNRTDPWGFANGGADNGAHNRSSAANSLTPEQRRVTRTTDDASHCATRTADTNGPAQPAADEPQRTARAALTRILEPGDETAGRWLRETGPEALWRALSGDAPPPKGASATKVEGLRLRAARAGDPRADLAAVAALGGRFICPGDEEWPRQLDDLGDGRPIGLWARGPASLRLWALRSVAVVGARACTDYGAHLAATLGAALADRGWTVASGAAYGVDGAAHRGALAADGATIAVLASGVDFAYPRGHTELIGRIAEQGLLVAELPPGDHPTRSRFIQRNRVIAALTRGTVVVEAELRSGSLVTARRALALGRFTMGVPGPVTSGLSAGVHQLLRGEATVVTNADEVVELVGSIGDLAPERRGPTLSRDLLDPIAARVLEALPARGGTDTAHLARESGTPRDLAQGKLLELRSLGFVQKCGDRWELARRTESTDASRRGGT; this is encoded by the coding sequence ATGAACAGGACAGATCCATGGGGCTTCGCCAACGGCGGGGCGGACAACGGCGCGCACAACCGAAGCAGCGCGGCCAATTCCCTGACACCCGAGCAGCGGCGTGTGACGCGTACGACGGACGACGCGTCGCACTGCGCGACACGTACGGCTGATACGAATGGACCAGCACAGCCAGCCGCCGACGAACCACAGCGTACGGCGCGCGCAGCCCTCACCCGCATCCTCGAACCAGGCGACGAAACCGCCGGCCGCTGGTTGCGCGAAACGGGCCCGGAAGCCCTGTGGCGCGCACTGTCCGGGGACGCACCCCCGCCCAAAGGCGCGTCAGCGACCAAAGTCGAGGGCCTGCGGCTGCGTGCCGCGCGAGCCGGCGACCCCCGCGCGGACCTCGCTGCCGTCGCCGCGCTCGGCGGCCGGTTCATCTGTCCCGGCGATGAGGAATGGCCGCGGCAACTGGACGATCTCGGCGACGGCCGCCCCATCGGCCTGTGGGCGCGCGGCCCGGCGAGTCTTCGGCTCTGGGCGCTGCGATCGGTCGCCGTAGTCGGCGCACGGGCCTGCACCGACTACGGCGCCCACCTCGCCGCCACCCTCGGCGCCGCCCTCGCCGACCGCGGCTGGACGGTCGCATCCGGCGCCGCCTACGGAGTCGATGGCGCCGCCCACCGTGGCGCGCTGGCCGCGGACGGCGCGACCATCGCCGTACTCGCCTCCGGCGTCGACTTCGCCTACCCGCGCGGCCACACCGAGTTGATCGGACGCATCGCCGAACAAGGCCTGTTAGTGGCCGAGTTACCACCCGGCGACCACCCCACCCGCAGCCGCTTCATCCAGCGCAACCGCGTCATCGCCGCACTGACCCGCGGCACCGTGGTCGTGGAGGCCGAACTCCGCAGCGGTTCGCTGGTCACCGCCCGCCGAGCGCTGGCTCTCGGACGCTTCACGATGGGCGTGCCGGGCCCCGTCACCAGCGGACTCTCCGCCGGGGTGCACCAACTCCTGCGCGGTGAGGCCACGGTGGTCACCAACGCCGATGAGGTCGTCGAACTCGTCGGCAGTATCGGCGACCTCGCCCCCGAACGGCGCGGACCGACCCTGAGCCGCGATCTCCTGGATCCCATCGCGGCCCGCGTCCTGGAGGCTCTGCCCGCGCGCGGTGGTACGGACACCGCCCACCTGGCGCGTGAGTCGGGCACGCCCCGCGACCTCGCGCAGGGCAAGCTCCTTGAGTTGCGATCCCTCGGATTCGTGCAAAAGTGCGGTGACCGCTGGGAGTTGGCGCGACGCACCGAGTCCACCGACGCTTCCCGGCGAGGCGGTACTTGA
- the rlmN gene encoding 23S rRNA (adenine(2503)-C(2))-methyltransferase RlmN, with protein sequence MAPPEPGVLTFVTPRGAKQPPRHLADLSPAERREAVAAIGEKPFRAKQLSQHYFARYAHDPAQWTDIPAAARDKLAAELLPDLMTVVRHISCDNDTTRKTLWKLHDGTLVESVLMRYPDRVTMCISSQAGCGMNCPFCATGQAGLDRNLSTAEIVHQIVDGVRALRDGEVPGGPARLSNIVFMGMGEPLANYKRVVGAIRRLTDPEPDGLGLSQRGITVSTVGLVPAMLRFADEGFKCRLAVSLHAPDDELRDTLVPVNTRWKVREVLDAAWEYAEKSGRRISVEYALIRDINDQAWRGDLLGRLLKGKRVHVNLIPLNPTPGSKWTASRPEDERAFVRAIEAHGVPVTVRDTRGQEIDGACGQLAASER encoded by the coding sequence ATGGCACCGCCCGAGCCTGGTGTGCTGACGTTCGTCACCCCCCGCGGCGCCAAGCAGCCCCCTCGGCACCTCGCCGATCTCAGCCCCGCCGAGCGCCGCGAAGCGGTGGCCGCGATCGGCGAGAAGCCGTTCCGCGCCAAGCAGCTGTCGCAGCACTACTTCGCCCGTTACGCGCACGATCCGGCGCAGTGGACCGACATCCCGGCCGCGGCGCGCGACAAGCTGGCGGCGGAGCTGCTGCCGGACCTGATGACGGTGGTGCGGCACATCTCGTGCGACAACGACACCACCCGTAAGACGCTGTGGAAGCTGCACGACGGCACGCTCGTCGAGTCCGTGCTGATGCGCTACCCGGACCGGGTCACCATGTGTATCTCCTCGCAGGCCGGCTGCGGGATGAACTGCCCGTTCTGTGCCACGGGCCAGGCGGGACTGGACCGTAACCTCTCGACCGCCGAGATCGTGCACCAGATCGTCGACGGGGTGCGCGCGCTGCGGGACGGCGAGGTCCCTGGCGGGCCCGCGCGGCTGTCCAACATCGTCTTCATGGGGATGGGCGAGCCGCTCGCCAACTACAAGCGGGTGGTCGGCGCCATCCGTCGGCTGACCGATCCGGAGCCGGACGGGCTGGGGCTGTCCCAGCGCGGTATCACCGTCTCCACGGTCGGCCTGGTCCCGGCAATGCTGCGGTTCGCGGACGAGGGCTTCAAGTGCCGGCTCGCCGTGTCGCTGCACGCGCCCGATGACGAGCTGCGCGACACCCTCGTCCCCGTCAACACCCGCTGGAAGGTGCGCGAGGTGCTGGACGCGGCGTGGGAGTACGCCGAGAAGTCCGGCCGCCGGATCTCTGTCGAGTACGCCCTGATCCGCGACATCAACGACCAGGCGTGGCGCGGTGACCTGCTGGGACGGCTGCTGAAGGGCAAGCGCGTCCATGTGAATCTGATCCCGCTGAACCCGACGCCCGGTTCGAAGTGGACCGCTTCGCGGCCGGAGGACGAGCGGGCGTTCGTGCGGGCCATCGAGGCGCACGGCGTGCCGGTGACCGTCCGGGACACGCGTGGCCAGGAGATCGACGGGGCCTGCGGGCAGCTGGCGGCCTCGGAGCGCTGA
- a CDS encoding phosphatidate cytidylyltransferase, producing MNESSWGPLPGAGPWGPTDRGTAPSLRAAPPAAAGPLHAGGDAAQTRPMSLVPDAGGHQDDTRDHRDDRGAARLSSPLFRDEKPQEPMPTAFPGSPGHDSSPDSDKPKRKSAGRNLRAAIGVGIGLGAVILASLFVYKPVFIGVIAIAVVVGLWELTSRLAERKDIRVPLVPLAVGGTAMVVAGYVRGAEGAWVVMALTTLAVLVWRMTEAPENYLRDVTAGVFAAFYVPFLATFVALMLAAEDDGPQRVVTFLLLTVVSDTGAYAVGWRFGRHKLAPRISPGKTREGLVGAVLFAMAAGALCMEFLITGGAWWQGLLLGLAVAVSATLGDLGESMIKRDLGIKDMGTLLPGHGGIMDRLDSLLPTAPVVWLLFVIFVGAG from the coding sequence ATGAACGAGTCATCCTGGGGACCCTTGCCCGGCGCCGGTCCATGGGGGCCAACCGACAGGGGAACGGCCCCCTCGCTCCGGGCGGCGCCCCCCGCCGCGGCGGGGCCCCTGCACGCCGGAGGTGACGCGGCGCAGACTCGGCCCATGTCCCTGGTGCCCGACGCCGGCGGACACCAGGACGACACCCGGGACCACCGGGACGACCGGGGGGCTGCTCGACTGAGCAGCCCCCTGTTCCGCGACGAAAAGCCGCAGGAGCCCATGCCCACTGCTTTCCCCGGTTCTCCCGGGCACGACAGCTCGCCGGACTCGGACAAGCCGAAGAGGAAGAGCGCGGGACGCAATCTGCGCGCCGCCATAGGGGTCGGCATCGGCCTCGGCGCGGTCATCCTCGCCTCACTCTTCGTCTACAAGCCGGTCTTCATCGGCGTGATAGCGATCGCCGTCGTCGTGGGCCTGTGGGAGCTGACCTCGCGGCTGGCCGAGCGCAAGGACATCCGGGTGCCGCTGGTGCCGCTCGCGGTCGGCGGCACCGCCATGGTCGTCGCCGGCTATGTACGCGGTGCGGAGGGCGCGTGGGTGGTGATGGCGCTCACCACGCTTGCCGTGCTCGTCTGGCGGATGACGGAGGCGCCCGAGAACTATCTGCGGGATGTCACCGCGGGTGTGTTCGCGGCGTTCTACGTGCCGTTCCTCGCGACGTTCGTGGCGCTGATGCTCGCGGCCGAGGACGACGGGCCGCAGCGGGTGGTGACATTCCTGCTGCTGACGGTCGTCAGCGACACCGGCGCGTACGCGGTCGGCTGGCGGTTCGGACGGCACAAGCTCGCGCCACGTATCAGCCCCGGCAAGACCCGCGAAGGGCTCGTCGGGGCGGTGCTGTTCGCGATGGCCGCCGGTGCGCTGTGCATGGAGTTCCTGATCACAGGGGGCGCCTGGTGGCAGGGGCTGCTGCTCGGCCTCGCGGTCGCGGTCAGTGCCACCCTGGGTGACCTGGGCGAATCCATGATCAAACGCGATCTCGGCATCAAGGACATGGGGACCTTGCTCCCGGGCCATGGCGGGATCATGGACCGTCTCGATTCGCTGCTGCCCACGGCTCCGGTGGTCTGGCTGCTGTTCGTGATCTTCGTGGGGGCAGGCTGA
- the frr gene encoding ribosome recycling factor gives MIEEILLEAEEKMEKAVVVAKEDFAAIRTGRAHPAMFNKIVADYYGAMTPINQLASFSVPEPRMAVVTPFDKSALRNIEQAIRDSDLGVNPSNDGHIIRVTFPELTEERRKEFIKVAKSKAEDAKISIRSVRRKAKESLDKLVKDKETGEDEVRRAEKELDDTTAKYVAQVDELLKHKESELLEV, from the coding sequence GTGATCGAAGAGATCCTCCTCGAAGCCGAGGAGAAGATGGAGAAGGCCGTCGTGGTCGCCAAGGAGGACTTCGCCGCGATCCGCACCGGGCGTGCGCACCCGGCGATGTTCAACAAGATCGTGGCGGACTACTACGGCGCCATGACGCCGATCAACCAGCTGGCATCGTTCTCGGTTCCCGAACCGCGGATGGCCGTGGTGACCCCGTTCGACAAGAGCGCCCTGCGCAACATCGAGCAGGCGATCCGCGACTCCGACCTCGGTGTCAACCCGAGCAACGACGGCCACATCATCCGGGTGACCTTCCCGGAGCTGACCGAGGAGCGCCGCAAGGAGTTCATCAAGGTCGCCAAGAGCAAGGCCGAGGACGCCAAGATCTCGATCCGCAGCGTCCGCCGTAAGGCCAAGGAGTCCCTGGACAAGCTCGTCAAGGACAAGGAGACCGGCGAGGACGAGGTGCGCCGCGCCGAGAAGGAGCTCGACGACACCACCGCGAAGTACGTCGCGCAGGTGGACGAGCTCCTCAAGCACAAGGAATCCGAGCTCCTCGAAGTCTGA
- the rpsB gene encoding 30S ribosomal protein S2 has protein sequence MAVVTMRELLESGVHFGHQTRRWNPKMKRFIFTERNGIYIIDLLQSLSYIDRAYEFVKETVAHGGSVMFVGTKKQAQEAIAEQATRVGMPYVNQRWLGGMLTNFSTVYKRLQRLKELEQIDFEDVAASGLTKKELLVLSREKAKLEKTLGGIREMQKVPSAVWIVDTKKEHIAVGEARKLNIPVVAILDTNCDPDEVDYKIPGNDDAIRSVTLLTRVIADAVAEGLIARSGAATGDQKPGEKAGEPLAEWERDLLEGEKKADAEAPKADAEAPKAEEKAAEAEEKPAADAEQA, from the coding sequence ATGGCCGTCGTCACGATGCGGGAGCTGCTGGAAAGCGGCGTCCACTTCGGGCACCAGACCCGCCGCTGGAACCCGAAGATGAAGCGCTTCATCTTCACCGAGCGCAACGGCATCTACATCATCGACCTGCTCCAGTCGCTGTCGTACATCGACCGCGCCTACGAGTTCGTCAAGGAGACCGTCGCCCACGGCGGTTCGGTCATGTTCGTCGGCACGAAGAAGCAGGCCCAGGAGGCCATTGCCGAGCAGGCGACCCGCGTGGGCATGCCCTACGTGAACCAGCGCTGGCTCGGCGGCATGCTGACCAACTTCTCGACCGTCTACAAGCGTCTGCAGCGCCTGAAGGAGCTTGAGCAGATCGACTTCGAGGATGTGGCCGCCTCCGGCCTCACCAAGAAGGAGCTCCTCGTCCTCTCCCGCGAGAAGGCCAAGCTGGAGAAGACCCTGGGCGGTATCCGCGAGATGCAGAAGGTGCCCAGCGCCGTCTGGATCGTGGACACCAAGAAGGAGCACATCGCCGTCGGTGAGGCGCGCAAGCTCAACATCCCGGTCGTCGCGATCCTCGACACCAACTGCGACCCGGACGAGGTCGACTACAAGATCCCGGGCAACGACGACGCGATCCGCTCCGTCACCCTGCTCACCCGCGTGATCGCCGACGCCGTCGCCGAGGGCCTCATCGCCCGCTCCGGCGCCGCCACCGGTGACCAGAAGCCGGGCGAGAAGGCCGGCGAGCCGCTCGCCGAGTGGGAGCGCGACCTGCTCGAGGGCGAGAAGAAGGCCGACGCCGAGGCCCCCAAGGCCGACGCCGAGGCCCCCAAGGCCGAGGAGAAGGCCGCCGAGGCCGAGGAGAAGCCGGCCGCGGACGCCGAGCAGGCCTGA
- a CDS encoding thiamine ABC transporter substrate-binding protein, producing the protein MSTTIRITATGLAAAVGMTALAACGGSGGSGSEDAKTVTLVSHDSFGASKSVLAAFEKESGYKVKVLRGGDAGKAVNQAILSKSNPQGDVFFGIDNTLLSRGLKEGIFSPYEAKGLDRVPAALQLDKDEHRVTPLDYGDICVNYDRAYFAKRKIAPPKTFDDLIKPAYKGLLVTENSATSSPGLGFQLGTIATYGESGWQGYWKKLKANGVEVVDDWEQAYYERFSGSAGGKGKGDKPLVVSYASSPPAEVLGKKPEPKEAPTGVATGTCFRQIEFGGLLKGAKNEKGGKALLDFLLSKKFQEDAPLRMFVNPAREDAKLPELFTKYGVTIEKPATVAPETITKNREQWIKQWSSLVLK; encoded by the coding sequence GTGAGCACCACCATAAGGATCACCGCGACAGGGCTCGCCGCCGCGGTCGGTATGACCGCGCTCGCCGCGTGCGGCGGCTCGGGCGGCAGCGGGAGCGAGGACGCCAAGACCGTCACGCTCGTCAGTCACGATTCCTTCGGCGCCTCCAAGTCGGTGCTGGCCGCCTTCGAGAAGGAGAGCGGCTACAAGGTGAAGGTGCTCAGGGGCGGGGACGCGGGCAAGGCCGTCAACCAGGCGATCCTGTCGAAGAGCAACCCGCAGGGTGATGTGTTCTTCGGCATCGACAACACCCTGCTCTCGCGCGGTCTGAAGGAGGGCATCTTCAGCCCGTACGAGGCCAAGGGCCTGGACCGCGTCCCGGCCGCGCTGCAGCTCGACAAGGACGAACACCGCGTCACACCGCTCGACTACGGCGACATCTGTGTCAACTACGACCGCGCCTACTTCGCCAAGCGCAAGATCGCGCCGCCGAAGACCTTCGACGATCTGATCAAGCCCGCGTACAAGGGCCTGCTCGTCACGGAGAATTCCGCGACCTCCTCTCCGGGTCTCGGTTTCCAGCTGGGCACCATCGCCACATATGGCGAATCCGGCTGGCAGGGCTATTGGAAGAAGCTCAAGGCCAACGGCGTCGAGGTCGTCGACGACTGGGAGCAGGCGTACTACGAGCGGTTCTCGGGCTCCGCCGGCGGTAAGGGCAAGGGCGACAAGCCGCTGGTGGTCTCCTACGCCTCCAGCCCGCCCGCCGAGGTCCTCGGCAAGAAGCCGGAGCCCAAGGAGGCACCGACCGGCGTCGCCACCGGCACCTGCTTCCGGCAGATCGAGTTCGGCGGTCTGCTGAAGGGCGCGAAGAACGAGAAGGGCGGCAAGGCGCTGCTGGACTTCCTGCTGTCCAAGAAGTTCCAGGAGGACGCGCCGCTGCGGATGTTCGTCAACCCGGCGCGCGAGGACGCCAAGCTGCCGGAGCTGTTCACCAAGTACGGCGTGACGATCGAGAAGCCGGCGACCGTGGCCCCGGAGACGATCACCAAGAACCGTGAACAGTGGATCAAGCAGTGGTCCTCGCTCGTTCTGAAGTAG
- a CDS encoding M23 family metallopeptidase: MRPTVLRGWKPPPSPWAAGHRGVDLAAKAGATVRAAAPGRVAFAGTVAGRGVLTIELSRSGRPPLRTTYEPVRATTRIGERVAAGQPVAVLQHGPFHCRAPCLHWGLLRGKSYLDPLTLLPPPMLRGGPSRLLPVIGVPVPGPTGGTGHGPPSPAADEAAAAPTGDALAGAVALAATALWAQGRLSPTGHDRREGRTRNRWSRRLRRSDRGDG, translated from the coding sequence TTGCGGCCCACGGTGTTACGGGGCTGGAAGCCCCCTCCCTCGCCCTGGGCGGCGGGCCACCGCGGCGTGGATCTGGCCGCCAAGGCCGGCGCGACCGTGCGGGCGGCCGCACCGGGACGGGTGGCCTTCGCCGGGACGGTCGCCGGCCGGGGAGTCCTCACGATCGAACTGTCCCGTTCGGGCCGACCCCCTTTACGCACCACCTACGAACCGGTGCGCGCCACGACCCGTATAGGGGAACGCGTCGCCGCGGGCCAGCCGGTCGCCGTACTGCAACACGGTCCGTTCCACTGCCGGGCACCATGCCTCCACTGGGGCCTGCTGCGCGGGAAGTCCTACCTGGACCCGCTGACACTGCTGCCCCCGCCCATGCTCCGCGGCGGCCCGTCGCGCCTGCTCCCGGTCATCGGCGTCCCCGTGCCGGGTCCCACGGGCGGTACCGGCCACGGCCCGCCGAGCCCGGCAGCCGACGAGGCAGCGGCAGCGCCGACCGGAGACGCGCTGGCGGGAGCGGTCGCGCTGGCCGCCACGGCACTCTGGGCGCAGGGCCGGCTGTCCCCGACCGGGCATGACAGGCGCGAGGGCCGCACACGGAACCGATGGTCTCGACGTCTCCGCCGGTCCGATCGAGGTGACGGATGA